In Choloepus didactylus isolate mChoDid1 chromosome X, mChoDid1.pri, whole genome shotgun sequence, a genomic segment contains:
- the LOC119522988 gene encoding LOW QUALITY PROTEIN: zinc finger protein 648-like (The sequence of the model RefSeq protein was modified relative to this genomic sequence to represent the inferred CDS: inserted 2 bases in 1 codon; deleted 2 bases in 1 codon) has translation MAHVDPQDTWVEAAPVGSLTEEAPDGGMLSMNLESEDEDDGEAGDTRGTSDCGHQDHPRGGSHEVQDNLRLPGQHPHGKEEERFSDSFRAWGVRRKLXQMPEKDSGGRDESKIAGTQGSSGASKALGALPGGLQHKLFGTMHPPRDSQPAGDDGDCRANLDAPCGVPFGSPDTGRYVLESADTSPGSTSPVSYPKQLGSSLDLPTQETHTPAQRLTTPASQEAVGIAKGQVVGRGQNQPGSGSGKTGQGEAQPYKCLRGRRAFQNPSHLLSPAEMPSGAKPFACEVCGKADSHRGTLQQHRRLHTGERPYWCPFCEKAYTWSSDHRKYIRTHTGEKPYPCSECGKAFVRSSDLRKHQRNMHDSNRPFPCAECGQTFNEPLSLLRHQRSHLGAKPFCCPACDKTFAVASRMVEHQRVHSGERPFPRATCGKCFTKSSNLYEHQTLHTGQRPFKCADCGVSFTQPSRLARHQRIHTGERPFPCAQCGQAFARPSTVKGHQQVHSGETGFLCLCAECGRALRIASELTQHIRVRNGERPYHCEVCCQAFTRSNHLQRHRAKHGICKREPTPSSDE, from the exons ATGGCCCACGTAGACCCCCAGGACACATGGGTTGAGGCAGCTCCTGTTGGCAGCTTGACTGAGGAGGCTCCGGACGGCGGGATGCTGAGCATGAACTTAGAGAGTGAGGATGAGGATGATGGGGAGGCAGGAGACACAAGGGGCACCAGTGACTGTGGCCACCAGGACCATCCAAGGGGCGGCTCCCACGAGGTTCAGGACAATCTTCGCTTGCCAGGGCAGCATCCACATGGCAAGGAAGAAGAGAGATTCTCTGATTCCTTCAGAGCTTGGGGTGTGAGGAGGAAACT ACAGATGCCTGAGAAGGACAGTGGGGGAAGAGATGAGTCAAAGATTGCTGGGACCCAGGGCTCCTCCGGAGCAAGCAAGGCacttggtgcccttcctggcgGCCTCCAACACAAGCTGTTTGGCACAATGCATCCTCCTAGGGACTCACAACCTGCGGGAGATGATGGAGACTGTAGGGCAAACCTGGATGCACCGTGTGGTGTCCCATTCGGCTCTCCTGACACGGGAAGGTATGTGCTGGAAAGTGCAGACACATCCCCAGGCAGCACTTCTCCCGTGTCCTACCCCAAGCAGCTGGGAAGCAGCTTGGACCTCCCCACACAAGAGACACACACACCAGCCCAGCGATTGACCACCCCTGCCAGCCAGGAGGCGGTGGGGATCGCCAAAGGGCAGGTGGTCGGGAGGGGCCAGAATCAGCCGGGCTCAGGCTCGGGGAAGACTGGGCAGGGCGAGGCGCAGCCCTACAAGTGCCTGCGGGGAAGGCGGGCCTTTCAGAATCCCAGCCACCTGCTGAGCCCTGCGGAGATGCCCAGCGGCGCCAAGCCTTTTGCGTGCGAGGTATGCGGGAAGGCCGACTCCCACCGGGGCACGCTCCAGCAGCACCGGCGCCTGCATACGGGCGAGCGGCCCTATTGGTGCCCCTTCTGCGAAAAGGCCTACACCTGGTCCTCTGACCACCGCAAGTACATCCGCACCCACACAGGCGAGAAACCCTACCCGTGCTCGGAATGCGGGAAGGCCTTCGTGCGCTCCTCGGACCTGCGCAAACACCAGCGCAACATGCACGACAGTAACCGGCCCTTCCCGTGCGCGGAGTGCGGCCAGACCTTCAACGAGCCGCTCTCGCTGCTGCGCCACCAGCGCTCGCACCTGGGGGCCAAGCCCTTCTGCTGTCCCGCCTGCGACAAGACGTTCGCCGTGGCCAGCCGCATGGTGGAGCACCAGCGCGTGCACTCGGGCGAGCGGCCCTTCCCCCGCGCCACCTGCGGCAAGTGCTTCACCAAATCATCCAACCTGTACGAGCACCAGACGCTGCACACCGGCCAGAGGCCCTTCAAGTGCGCCGACTGCGGCGTGTCCTTCACGCAGCCCTCGCGCCTCGCCCGCCACCAGCGCATCCACACGGGCGAGAGGCCCTTTCCTTGCGCGCAGTGTGGCCAGGCCTTTGCCCGCCCCTCCACGGTGAAGGGGCACCAGCAAGTCCACTCTGGGGAGACGGGCTTCCTCTGT CTCTGTGCCGAGTGCGGCAGGGCTTTGCGCATCGCCTCGGAGTTGACGCAGCACATCCGGGTGCGCAACGGTGAGAGGCCCTACCATTGTGAGGTCTGCTGCCAGGCCTTCACCCGGTCCAATCACCTCCAGCGACACCGAGCCAAGCACGGCATCTGCAAGAGGGAACCCACCCCTTCCTCTGATGAATGA